The following proteins are co-located in the Castanea sativa cultivar Marrone di Chiusa Pesio chromosome 8, ASM4071231v1 genome:
- the LOC142606085 gene encoding uncharacterized protein LOC142606085, with protein MVQLLTKSHPIHSLLKRLVLSGRLAQWLLQLSEFEIIAITPTAIRGQAIADLLSNFPSEDSWDITDDVPGKLPTAALMETVRTAWTLRFDGSSTTFEGGAGIVLSKNTGEVVAKSFKLDFPCTNNMAKYEAYLTGLAVAREMGIKHLQVIRDSNLVVCQARGDFALKEPSLAAYKGWKTLLKNSILNTP; from the coding sequence ATGGTACAACTCTTGACAAAATCTCATCCAATCCACTCACTCTTGAAGCGACTGGTTCTTTCTGGAAGGCTAGCACAATGGCTTTTACAATTATCTGAGTTTGAGATCATAGCAATTACCCCAACGGCTATAAGGGGTCAAGCCATTGCTGATTTACTGTCAAACTTTCCTAGTGAAGACAGCTGGGACATTACTGATGATGTACCTGGGAAGCTGCCAACAGCTGCACTGATGGAAACAGTTAGGACTGCTTGGACGTTACGATTTGATGGATCCTCTACCACCTTTGAAGGAGGGGCTGGAATAGTTCTATCCAAAAATACCGGGGAAGTAGTGGCTAAGTCATTCAAGCTTGATTTCCCATGTACCAACAACATGGCTAAATATGAAGCATATCTTACGGGCCTAGCGGTAGCTCGTGAAATGGGTATCAAACATCTTCAAGTAATTAGGGATTCAAACCTGGTTGTTTGCCAAGCTAGAGGAGACTTTGCACTCAAGGAACCATCTTTAGCTGCATATAAAGGTTGGAAGACTCTTTTGAAGAATTCAATATTGAACACTCCTTAA